The following coding sequences lie in one Amycolatopsis cihanbeyliensis genomic window:
- a CDS encoding ABC transporter permease, whose protein sequence is MNARIFRVEAADELRAILREPTALFFSILMPVAFFALFVSIFGNRPVGGDVPNGTRMVATFGTFAVLAVTMLNPGITVAQDREIGWLRAKRVSAVPVGLTLTAKLVAALPYAAGVLAVLAVTAALTGSLQASVGELLRIGGVLVLGSLPFALLSLAVGFRARANTAAAVLNAVLLPLAVLSGLWMPLEILPGFVEHLAPYLPTYHLAQLALSQLGAGAAAGHVLVLLATAVVAAGLAGLSYRHARL, encoded by the coding sequence ATGAACGCACGGATCTTTCGGGTCGAGGCCGCCGACGAGCTTCGCGCCATCCTCCGCGAGCCGACCGCGCTGTTCTTCTCCATCCTGATGCCGGTGGCATTCTTCGCGCTGTTCGTCTCGATCTTCGGCAACCGGCCGGTCGGCGGGGACGTTCCGAACGGCACTCGCATGGTGGCCACCTTCGGCACCTTCGCCGTGCTCGCGGTGACCATGCTCAACCCGGGCATCACGGTCGCGCAGGACCGGGAGATCGGCTGGCTGCGTGCGAAGCGGGTCTCCGCCGTGCCGGTGGGCCTGACGCTGACGGCCAAGCTCGTCGCGGCCCTGCCCTACGCGGCCGGGGTGCTGGCGGTGCTGGCGGTGACCGCGGCGCTCACCGGGTCGTTGCAGGCGTCGGTAGGGGAACTGCTCCGGATCGGCGGTGTCCTCGTGCTCGGGTCGCTGCCGTTCGCCCTGCTCAGCCTCGCCGTCGGCTTCCGCGCCAGGGCCAACACCGCTGCCGCCGTGCTGAACGCCGTCCTGCTCCCGCTGGCCGTGCTGTCCGGGCTGTGGATGCCGCTGGAGATCCTGCCGGGGTTCGTCGAGCACCTGGCGCCCTACCTGCCCACCTACCACCTGGCGCAACTGGCGCTGTCCCAGCTCGGTGCGGGCGCGGCCGCCGGGCACGTACTGGTGCTGCTCGCAACGGCCGTGGTGGCGGCGGGGCTGGCCGGGCTGTCGTATCGTCATGCGCGCCTATGA
- a CDS encoding ABC transporter ATP-binding protein, producing MDRILRAHGLGHSYGRTRALDGVDLEVGRGECVALLGPNGAGKTTLVNLVIGLLRVQQGRVLVAGGDPRQATTRRHLGVMQQSMDFPPTLKVAELVTGAAVRGGKKRSAAGPVLAQLDLTELSGRRAARLSGGQKQRLQLAMALVNKPDLLVLDEPTAGFDPEVRRQFWQLIRALADGGTTILLTTHYLDEAEALADRVTVLSGGTVVAQGPPATLGGRRRGTAMVRWSGTTGTEERETDTPARLIGELFAIEGELPGLTVTRPSLEDTYLELIGQGA from the coding sequence ATGGACCGGATCCTGCGGGCACACGGCCTGGGGCACAGCTACGGCCGGACCCGCGCACTGGACGGGGTGGATCTCGAGGTCGGCCGGGGCGAGTGCGTCGCACTGCTCGGGCCGAACGGCGCGGGCAAGACCACGCTGGTCAACCTGGTGATCGGGCTGCTGCGGGTGCAGCAGGGCAGGGTGCTGGTCGCCGGTGGTGACCCGAGGCAGGCCACCACCCGCAGGCACCTCGGCGTGATGCAGCAGTCGATGGACTTCCCGCCGACCCTCAAGGTGGCCGAACTGGTCACCGGCGCCGCCGTCCGCGGCGGCAAGAAACGCTCGGCCGCCGGGCCGGTACTGGCCCAGCTCGACCTGACCGAGCTCTCCGGGAGGCGGGCCGCGCGACTGTCCGGCGGGCAGAAGCAACGCCTACAGCTGGCGATGGCGCTGGTGAACAAGCCGGACCTGCTGGTGCTGGACGAACCGACCGCCGGGTTCGACCCCGAGGTGCGGCGGCAGTTCTGGCAGCTGATCAGGGCACTCGCCGACGGCGGGACCACCATCCTGCTCACCACGCACTACCTGGACGAGGCCGAGGCGCTTGCCGACCGGGTCACCGTGCTGTCCGGCGGAACCGTGGTGGCGCAAGGCCCACCGGCGACGCTCGGCGGCAGGCGCCGCGGGACCGCGATGGTGCGCTGGTCCGGCACGACCGGAACCGAGGAACGGGAGACCGACACCCCGGCCAGGCTGATCGGCGAGCTGTTCGCCATCGAGGGTGAACTGCCCGGACTGACCGTGACCAGGCCCAGCCTGGAGGACACCTACCTGGAACTGATTGGACAGGGCGCATGA